Within Bacillus sp. E(2018), the genomic segment TGGCTCACGATTATTATCAAACTTCCAATTTGATCAAAGCTTATGAAGCATGCTTCATAAGCTTTTTTAGTTGGGAAAAGTTAAGAATCGTTAAGAATTTTCCTAAGCTTTTCTTAAGATTTGTTTTACATAATAAATGTAACAGTAAGAAAAGAGGTTGGATGTTAGATGAATATAAAAACACAACGAGGTACGTTATCCTATAAATTCGTTAATCCCTATAGGTATGGCTTTATCATGCATTTAGGAATACTGTTCGTTTCCATATATCTTCTTTCTCAATCACTAGCTACAGTTGAACCATCATATAAAACAATTTTTCTAATCATTGGGTGTAGTGTTATCTTCCTTCTAATAGCATCTTATAGTTTGAAGTGGGACACATTTTTCGGAAAAATGAAGACGGTCTCGGTTGTGTATAGCCTATTAATGGCAGCCGTTTTTCTCACATATGGTTTGAGTCGCTTAATTGTTACTCTTGATAACAAAGGGTTAGAGACGATCCTAAACGAGAACATGGAACTTGCCAAGCTTATCTACTTTTCTGTGTGTTATGCTCAACCCATTATCTTGCCAGTTCCAGAAATCGTAACTGTCGTAGCGGGAAGTGCTGCTCTCGGCCCGTTCACCGCTTTTATCTTAGGATTCATGGGCGCTGTGTTAGGGATTCATACGATGTATTATTTATCTCGAACTTTTGGAATGAAGCTGGTGAAACGATTAGTAAATGAAAAACAATTAGATCAATATCATCGTTTTGTTAAGAAGAATGAAACATGGATCTTGATTTTGTTGTTCATTGTTCCTGTGTTGCCAGATGAAATCATTTGTGTTGGAGCAGGAGTGAGTGGTGTTAAAACAAGACGCTTTATATGGATTGCTGTATTTGCAAAGCTAGTCACTACATTCTCGTTGGCATATTCTTTACGAGTGACGGATCTATTCTAACTTATGTGGCCATTGCCCGCTCCTCTGGAGTCAGCCAACATTCAATTATAGTAATAAAGCGCGCATACAACGAGCTTTATTACTATTTCGTAACAAATTAGATTTAATCTTTCAGACTTACATCCAATGGAAGAATATCTCCTTTGCTTCCATAGTGGTTTATTCGCAAATATTCCCCCCACACTCGTTTTCTTCCTACTTCTGTTTCGGCCCAATTGTTTCTATTTACTTCGGTTCCGTTGTAAACAGTATTGAATGTAAAAGGAATGTATTCCATTTGATTAGGTAAATACTTTTTTAGGGTTCTTATTTGTCTGCCTGTAGCATGACTTTTACAAACAACCATTAAAGTATGTATCTTCGTAAAGTCAAAAACTTCTAGAGCACAGATTACGTTTTCAAGTGAATTAGTAGATTTTTCTTCAATGATAATGTCTTGTATAGGAATTCCTGCACTTACTAAACAGGACACAATGACACGGGCTTCAGATACTTCACGATCTGTATTCCCGTCCCAATCGGGATGGGGAATACCTGTTAAGCTTCTTCCTCCAGTTACAATAATCGTGTCTACGTAGTTAAGATTATAAGCTTCAATGACTTTCTCCCAATGCCCACTATGAGTACCACTAAATACAAAAAGTGCATCACATTTTTGAGGACGTAACTCCTTTTCGAAGGTAATAGCGGTTAAAAACTCAACGTCACTTTCGGTGAATTCTGGAATAATGGGTTCTTTAGGAATGATAGGATTCATATTTGGGCTCCTTAATTAGGTTTTAATTCTATATTTAACAATATATTACATATGATTGTTTTCGCAAGTTTTTTTCTTGTTTATTCTTGTTATTGCCTTTTTGTGCATGATTTGTAGGTCTTAAAGGAAGAGAATGAAAAAAACGGCCGATTCAAAAAAACTGTATCGGCCGTTTTGTATACTCTTTATATAAAACTGAATCTTAAGTTTTTGGAAATGTAAAGCCTTCTCCAAACACATCTCTTACATCATGGACCACAACAAAAGCTTTTTCATCTACACGTTGGATCATTTTCTTTAACAAGAATAGCTCTTGTTTGTTGATTACAACGTAAAGTATGTCTTTTGCTTCATTTGAATAATGACCTCTTGCATTAATAATGGTAACACCACGATCCATCTCATCGCTTACTTTTTTAGCGATCTCGTCTGTGCTATCAGAAATAATGGTTACAGCTTTTCTTGTATCGAATCCATCAATTAAGTAATCCAAGATCTTCGTACTAATATAAATGGAGATTCCTGTGTACATCGTATTTTCAATCCCGATGACAAAGGCGGATCCAATTACGACAAGAATATCAAAAACAAACATAGTCGTACTAACACCCCAGCCAAAATGCTGATTCAGCATTCGAGCAATAATGGTTGAGCCGCCAGTGGTACCACCTGATCGTAAAACGAGCCCTAAACCAATACCAATGAATACACCTGCAAAAACAGTTCCAAGCATAATATCTACAGAATTCCCCATGCCTTCAGTTAAATGAATGAAAAGGGAGGTAAAGAAGATGGCAATCATCGTATACCATGTTACTCGTTTATTTAAAACTTTATATCCAATGGCTAAAAGGAAACCGTTCATGATAAAGTTTGTTAGTCCCGGTGACCATCCTAATACATAATAAAGAGTCATTGAAATTCCGGTAACGCCGCCTTCACCTAGTTCGTTAGGGATGGCGAACCAATTTACCCCCAGTGCGAAGAACAGGGATCCAATGATAATCAATGTAATTTCTTTTCCTGTGTGGTTCATCTTATCACTCCGTTCAAGCTAAATACCTAGGATAATATATCACAGACAATAGGTTTGAACAAGATTGTACTACAATTTTGTTCAAACTAATATAAACTATGTTAGAATAAGGGAAAAGAACGGTTAGGCAGGTAGTTGAACATGCGTAAAGAGACAGTTGAACAAAAAGTATATCATTTAATTAAAAACGCAATTTTAAATAGACAAATTGCACCGGGGAATCAGCTGTTTGAAAATGCTATTGCTCAGAAGGTGAATGCAAGCAGGACGCCAATCCGAAGTGCAATTATGAGACTAGAATCAGAAGGATTGGTGAATGTAATCCCCAATAAAGGAGCATTCATCGTTCAACCTACGATTGAAGAAATGGTTCAAGCCTTTGAGATGAGAAAGACGTTAGAGGAAATGGCCATTAAGACTGGTTTCTCAAATCTTGCAACAGAAGAAGTCAAAGAACTCAAGCAACTTCTTAATGAAATGAAGAGTGCATATAAGGAACGCAAAATCGTACCGTACCAAGAGAAAAATAATGAATTTCATCTCGTAATAGCTAAAGCTAGCGGAAATAGCTACTTGATTGAGTTTATGAAGAAAATTTTGAGCCAGATTACCACTTATATGGTTCTGTATGATGTTTTTAATGGAAACTCTAACAATGAAGAGCTAGACATTCTTGAACACGAACAAATGATACATTTTATTGAAAATGGAGAAAAGGAAAACTTACGCTCCTTAATTGATAAACATCTGGATGCTAGTTTAACAAAGCTTCAGCAAGATAAGTTAAATTATCAGTCTCTAACAACTTTGTTTTAATACAGGCGATCTGTCAAAGAATAAAGGAGATTTTGTATGGATCAAACAAAATTGCCAGGTAAAATTATCATTTTAAATGGTACACCTCGATCAGGTAAATCCAGCATCGCCTCTGTCATTCAAAACAATTTTGAAGGAGTATGGATGAATATTGGGGTAGACCGAATAATGGATATGACACCAGTAAAGTTTCAACCAAGTATTGGTTTACGACCAGGTGGTGAGCGGCCAGATTTAGAGCCCGTCATACAAAAGGTGTATCTTGCAATGTACAAATCAATTGTTGCTTTCAGTCGTGAAGGTTTAAATGTCATCGTTGATGTGGGTCACCATGAAGGGTATTCTGTAAAGCTTAACATTCTTCAACAAGCTGCTCATATTCTAAGTGGCGTGCCAGCTTGGCTTATTGGTGTGCAGTGTCCGATTGAAACCGTCATGAAACGGAGGATAGAGACTTGGAATATAGGCTACACTTCAGAAGGAAAGGTTCCAACACCTGTAGCACTTTGGCAGCAGCTTGTTCATGAGCCTGGTATATATGATTTAGAAGTAGATACCTCATTATTCACATCAGAAGAATGTGCTGCTCAAGTGTACGAAAGAGTTTATACAGGTCCTCCTCCTAGAGCGCTTCATGACATACAGAATCTCCCTTGAGGCTCTTTAACTTTACAAACTTGAAAATAGCTAATCATTTTTGATTTTTGAACACATGATTTATAATAGTCATCATAATAACTTGTAAAATCTGAGGGATGTACAATTGAAAATAAAAGATAACAAATCCAACTATTATGCAAAAATTTCATTAGGAGTAATGGGTGGTGGATTTTTGGCTACCTTTCCTTTTCAAGATTCAATAGCGGGACAAGTTCTTCAAGGGGGATTTGAAGCAGGTTTAGTTGGTGGTTTGGCAGATTGGTTTGCCGTTACGGCACTATTCCGACATCCTCTAGGACTCCCAATACCTCATACGGCGCTACTTCCTAAAAATCGTGATCGAATGCTTAAAGCGATCATAAACATGCTAGAGAACGACTGGCTTACGAAAGAGAGTATTCAAAATAAAATTAAAGATATAAATATATCAGAAAAGGCAGTACACGAGTTAGAGCAAAGGTTACAATCACCTTCCTTTCATAAAGGGGTACAGTCTTTAGTTATCCATCTTATAAACGAAATCGATCCGGTAAAACTATCACCAATTTTAGAGAAAGAGTTAAAAGAATATATACATGGTGTAGACATCGAGCCTGCTCTAGACAAAATGGTGAACGAAGTGCTGAAAAGGGAACTGGATACTAAAGCGCTCGATTATGTATTAATTGAAACTGAAAAATGGTTGAAGAAAGAAGAAACAAAGAACAAGATTGGAACCCTTGCTAAACAATTATTAGATAATACGAAGGCTGACGGCTTTATGAAGATGGCCATTCAATCTTTTAGTCAAATGATTAATGCAGAGAAGTTAGGGAATATGTTACAACCTTTCTTTCTAAAAAGAATCGTGCTTCTTCAAGAGCCTAATAATTCATACCGAAAAGCGATTATTGATAAAATTCACAGTGAGATAAGAAATGTGAATGAGCGAAGAGAATTAATCACAGAACTTGGCGAGTGGAAGAACACCATCGTTGACGAGTGGAATCCGTCAGAGCAATTAACTACACTTTTAGAAAAAATGAAGGTTAGACTTATTCAACAAGCTCAAGATGACGAGTGGATTAAGCAAAATGTAATTACTATTTTGCAGAAACAAATACAAAATCTAAAAGAAGATTCAACTAAGATGATGAATATAGAAGGCTGGATTCAAAACCAACTTTCACTCATGGTGGAGAAGTATCATGCGAAAATCGGACAACTCGTTAAAGAAAACCTTGAAAAACTGGATAATGAGACATTAATAAATATTATTGAGAATAACGTAGGAAAAGATCTACAATGGATCAGGGTAAACGGGGCGATCTGTGGATTTATGATAGGAATTCTCTTAACTACCTTTAAGATGGTAGTTTAAAAAAGAATCATAAGAAAAGACCGATTAAAGGTGTGCTTTAGAACCTTTTGAATCGGTCTTTTCTTATACATGCTTATGTACATTCAACTCAAAGGTTTATCAGATACGGGTGATGAAAGTCTCATCAATGTTGAAGGTTGTCCAAATGTCATGGAATCATCTATAAAACGTTCTAAAGATTCTACGGTTTGGGTAACAACTTTAATGAGGTAGTTATATTGTCCAGCTAGGCGATGACATTCAATCACATCAGGATGATCTTTGCAGAATTCAACAAATGGTTTGCATTTCGTATTGTCGTACAAGATATATGCCATGATAGGTTTATTCAATTTTTCAGGATTAATAATGGCTTTATAACCCTCAATTACTTGTTTATCTTCGAGTTTTTTAACACGTTCATGAACGGCAGGATTGGAAAGACCCACTTTCTTACCTAATGCCGTTATGGATATTCGCGCATCTTGCTGCAAATGTAAAAGAATCTCTTTATCAATTTCGTCCATTATGATCCCCTCAACTTTAAAAAATTAAGTATAACTCATTAAATTCCGATGGTTTTAAAGAAAATCATTGGAAATAGCGTAATTATTCCATGTAAAAGCATTTCTGGAAAAAATATAATATATGTAGGAAGTAATTACAAGAAAAAGGGGTTAGAAACAAATGTTAGAAATGAGAAAGCAATGTGAAAAATGTTCTTTAGAGCTTCACGATAAGTCCGATGCTTACATATGTGTTCATGAATGTACGTACTGCGAAACATGCACGTCTGAAATGAATCATGTTTGTATGAACTGTAACGGTGAACTAGTAAGGCGTCCAAAAGCGGGAGCGCAAATCATAAGTTGTCAAATAGGTTAATGATGGGAGTTTGAGTATCAACTTAAGCAAATTTATATAAAAATGACTAGAATGGGTTTAATAGTTTACGAGTTTGGTAATAATACTAATAACAATAAACTCATTTTAGGAGGAACTAAAATGCTAACGACAACTGTAAACTTGACTGAATATGCTGGGAACAAGGATTTTGACTTAAATGGTTACATATCTCAATTAATTTCAACACCTTCACAAAAGAAATAACGAATGGCAGCCTATAAGGCTGTTTTTTTGTTTCAATAAAAATTCCATAAAACTGTTAGAGAAGAATCATTGGAAATCCTTACCTCTTTAAGTAACATGAAAAAATAAAGTTATATGAGGAGGTAATATGATTTTAGACACTGATTATAAGTGGTTTAAGTTTATTAATGAACGTGTTTCAACCTATCCGCTAATGGATCATTTAATGATTTTCTTTGCCGAATACGTTCAATATGCATTTGTTTTATTATTGATTATGCTGTGGTGGAGAAATAAAAAGAATGATAGGGTAATTGTATTTCAAGCCTTGTTTGCATTCTCATTATCATACACAGTGAATCGACTGATTGAGTTGTTCCTTTATCGAGAGAGGCCATTTATAGCACATGACATCGTACAATTGGTAGAGCATGCTGCGAACTCGTCTTTTCCTAGTGATCACGCAGCTTCAGCCATATCGATTGCTGCAACCTTAATGATGGTAACACTAGGGTATAGATATGTATGGTGTTTGTTCGCCATCTTGATCGCATTTTCAAGAGTTTGGGTGGGGGTTCATTATCCATTCGATGTATTAGCTGGCGCACTAATCGGAGCACTAATCGCACTTGTTACCCATTTTATACTCATTAAAATGAAACCCATCGCTGATTTTCTTAGAAGGCCTATCTTTAACCCATAGTCCTACATACACAAATAACCAGAGGCATCTTAGCCTCTGGTTATTACTTTTGCTCTAAGAGTATAATTATTTCTTGGTTCCTTTAATTGATACTGTATGAAAACCCCTTGAATCAGGACCTCTTACTAACGAAACATCCTTAAATCCAATATCGTTCATGAATGGCATAACTTGATCTTCTGAAACTTTCTTTACACTTTTCCACGTTTCATTTTCTTTACCATTGGAAAAAGTAATAACCACTATTCCGCCAGGCTTAAGAACTCTATAAATTTCCGAAACGATTGTTTCTACCTCATTCCAAAAATAAATGGTTTGAATACTATACAACTTATTGAACATATTGTCATGAAACGGAAGGTCGTTAAAATTTGCTTCTACCAGTTTAGCCTTCTGATTGTTAATCGCTTTTTTGTTGCGAGCGGTAGCCGAACGAATGGCGGTCGCAGAAAGATCGATACCGACAATTTCCTGAACTTGATATTTTTCTGAGATTAATTGTATGGCATAGCCTGCACCACAACCAAGTTCTAAGACACAATCATGATTTTGTAACTCTAATAAATTTATAGTCCATTCAGTTTCAGGTTTGTGTTGTCTGACCATCTTTTCTACAATATATGTACCAATTAATCCTTTAGGTGTATGGTAGTTCTGATCTACATACTCTTTTATAGAATGAAGTAATTTCATTGTTTTCTCCTTTAAAATAAAAGCTTGTACTTAATTTATTCGCTTTATTCTAAAGTACACCTTCTTATATAAACAAGTGGTTAAGTTTTATCTTGATAAAAGTAAAATACCAGGAGCCAGTACTAATATAGTAAGGAATGGGACCTGGTGTGCTTATTAATTCTTTATATAGTGGCAACAATTTCACAAGACGTAATATTTAATGTCCAACCGCCACTAATGACTCCAATATCACCACCAACAAAATCTTGTACATATAGGCTCCACAATCCATTTGCAATTGTATCATTATAGGTAGAGAGTTGTGTCCCGTATGGCGGAGATGGTGCTGGTAAACTGAAATTACGGGTACATAAACCACTTGGCTGATAGGTACCAGAAACAATTGGTGTAGGAACTTGACTAGGGGCACTATCATCAAAAGTGATAGTTGCATTTACGGCATCATCGCCACCACCGGCACAGTTCATAAGATTAACGGTTTGACCCTGTGGACCAACTAATAAAAATCCAACATCATCTGGAAATGTATGACTAAACCCATTTATAGTTACGGTTGCTTTAATAATACGACCAGTTAATCCAGTTACTTCAATTTCAGAGGGGTATGGAACACCTGGTAATAAATCAGGTATTTCAATAGGAAATGAATTCGTAAAAGTTGTAGTTTGTTCAACACAAGGAGGAATAATTCCAATGGAACATATACAATAACAATCAAGTAGAATAGGTGAACCATTAAGTAAGCCGATTAAACAATGACCATTGAATCGAACAAAGGATATTCGAAGGGTCTCAGAAGAACCTTTCAGCAAAACCTGAAGAATTGTACCAGTACGTAAACAACGAAATGTCTGGCATACACAATTTGTGTTTATTTTCATTACCTCCATTAAAATTAAGGTTAAGATATGGTATGTAGTACGATGAAATATTGTGATGCTTTGTCCCTTGATTTTAGATGTACTTGAAAGGATTGAGAGTATTGGATAATAATCAAGTTAAAATCTTACCTTATCTACCTGAATTCGCAGAACAAACCGTAAAAATGTGGCGTAACAGTAAATATGAAGCGATCGGAGTAAAAGAGATTCATAGTTTTGAAAGTCATATCTATTTTCTAAATAACATTTTAATAAAAGAATTTATCGTTGAGTTAGCGCTCGTTAATGAAAAAGTTGCAGGAATGATCGCTTATCATCAATCAGAAATAAGCCAGCTGTATGTACATAATGAGTTTCAGCAATTAGGAATCGGTAAAACATTGCTTCAGCGAGCAAAGGAACACTCTACTGAAAGGCTAACTTTACACACATTTGAAGTGAACAAGAACGCACAACGTTTCTATGAAAAGAATGGGTTTAAGGTTATTGGAAGAGGACATGAGAATGAAGAAAACTTACCTGATCTTCTATACGAGTGGAAAGCAAAAGAATAAATGGTTATGGAAGATGCCCAACCGACTAACACAACATATCAATAACACAGAATTACTACTCACGGAGTGCACTTTTAAAAATTAGAAGTGCACTTTTCTTTATGACCAAATGGAAGAAGAAGGGATTCGAGATGTGGATTTAGAATTAAAGCATAGACTCATGTCTAACATATGAGGAGATCAGGAAATGTTCAATAAATTTAGGTTTGATACCATTTATGATGAACAGAATGCAATAACACCCTTAGTCGTTATGATGTGTGGCGTAGCCGGTTCCGGAAAAACTACTTTTTCACAACAGTTAGAGAAGAAAGGTTTTATTCGCCTTTCAATTGATGAAGAAATATGGTCTACCCATGGTCGTTGGGGCATTGACTTTCCTATGGAAAAATTCGAGGAATACAGAAGAGAAGCAGAAAATAAATTACGTCAGCGGCTCATTCAGTTAATACACTGTAAACAACAAGTAGTCATCGATTTTAGCTTTTGGGATCGTTCAAGAAGGATCCAATATAAAAAGCTGATTGAAGAAGCTGGAGGTAAATGGATGTTGATTTATTTAAAGGTTCATCCGGATGAGTTACGAAAGCGGTTAAAGATACGGAACAAACGCTTTGATGCGAATTCTTTCCCAATTTCAGAGGAACGATTGGCTTCTTACCTTAATGGTTTTGAAGTTCCAAAAGATGAAGGGGAAATCGTAGTTGAAAATTAATCCAAACATTTAGAAGGGGAAATTTCATATGTTATCAACTGATTGTTATACCTATAAGATTAAAGGGGGAAGAAAAGTAACGGTAAGAGATGCTTCCATACAGGATGCTGAAAGGATGTTAATGGCTGCCCCAAAATCATTGGTGGACGCTCCTTACATGTTAACTACTGTGGAGGATCTTAAAAAGTTAAGCCTAGAAGATATCAAAAATGAGTTAGAAAACTACGCAGCAAATCCAAATTACCTTAAACTCATTGCTGAATATAAAAATGAGATTGCGGGTGTGATTGATTTTAAAAACGGAAACAAAGATAAAGTCGCACATCAAGGTTCTTTTGCGATGACCGTGTTACCCCAATATCGAAATCTTGGTGTTGGAAGAGCGCTGATAGAATCACTCATTTCTTGGGCAAGAAAAAATGAAACGATTGAAAAGGTCTGTCTAGAGGTCATGGAAGACAACCTCGGAGCCATACACTTATATAAAGCACTGAATTTTGTTGAAGAAGGAAGAAAAGCAAAAGCGATTAAAATGAATGGACGATATCAAGATTTAATTCTGATGGCTTTATTTGTTTAATCACTGAAGACCTTCCATATATCCATTTAGAATAACTTAATCGATTAGAACAGGGGGTGATGAAGTTGGCATTTGTAATAGCCTCAGGAATTTTAGTCTTTTTAGTATTTCTTGCAATACGTCTTACTAAAGGTAAAACAACAAAAAGAAAACTCATCGTTTGGGGTTCTTTCATTATGGTGGGTTTTAATCCGTTTTTAACTTTTCTCATTTCTATTCCAGTTGGTGTAGCAGTCGGTGATGGGTTTGCTGCTGTGGGTATGATGATGCTGTTATTACCTGCTTTCTTTGTCATTGGATTGATTACGTTGTTGGCAGGGGTTTTTACGACTAATAAGGTTGAGGATGCATAAGAGATTTCAAGTTTGAAAGGAAGATGGAAAGTGAAGTTGCAAGGACCTATCACGTTTACATTAGTTATGTTTACAGGTACACTTCTAAAATTCTTTATTCCAGAGCAATAGTCAGTCTGGCAAGGTGCTTTAATGGCTGGGGGAATAGTTGGAATCATGTTATGGGGCTTTATTAAAATTGGATTAGCTAAGAAAACAATATCCACTTGGTTAGGTGTTTCATTAATGATTGCAGCTTTTTTTACCTCTGTATATCTTTCGAATCTTTATGAAAAGGGCCCAAATACTTTAAATCAGAACAGGACTTTTAATGAACTAAATTAATAGGTTGTGGTAGGGAGTGGTGGGATAGTATGGAGTTATTATTACCAGAGAATGTTAAGAGGTACTATTGGTATCTGTTTCCAATAGTCATGCTCTTATTGACATTACATGCAGCTTTTTATGGAAAGGATCTCCATTACTTCGGTCTTAATGAACTCGAGGACCTTGGTCGCTTAATTTTTGTTTTTTTAGTTAAAGCTTGTGAAAGTGCTCTAATTACAGTTTTGTTAATATGGTTGTATACTAAAATGAAATCTAAATATAAAAATCTCTAAGAAAGTTCGAGTTTATAATGAGTGAAATCAAAGAAATCTGGAAACCACTCTCGGTTTACGAGATCCAGGGTATATTAAGCCCAATTCCTATACAATGGTGGATTGCTGGTGGCTGGGCACTAGATTTATATCTAGATAGAATGACCCGAGAACATGATGATATAGATGTGGTCATTTTGAGATCTCAACACCTACTTTTACAGAGATATTTGGCAAGTGACTGGGAAGGGTATAAAGCATTCAAAGGAAAATTAACACCCTGGAATATGAACGAAAAACTAGAAACTCATTTTGATAATCTCTGGTTTAAGAAAAAGGGAGAGTCCACTTGGGCTATTCAAGTGATGATCATAGATTCAGAGAATGATTATTGGATTTATAAACGAAATGGTACAATAAGAAAGAAGCTGTCGGATATTGAAATGACAACTTCTGCTGAAGTCCCTTATTTAAGACCAGAAATTCAGCTTTTATATAAGGGTGGCAGTTCAGTGATTCGGGAAAAAGATAAGCTAGATCTAGAGAATGTCTTGCCAGCGCTGGATAATGTAAGTAGAGAATGGTTAAGAGATTCATTGACCATTCAGTATCCTAATGGTCATCCATGGATTGAACGAATAAATGCGTACATAAATAGTTCACATAATAGGAAACGAGAGTAAGGGTGGTGTATCGCTTCCCTTATTTTCTTTTTCTGTAAGTAAAATTTTTCAGTAAAAAGGTGAAGTCCTATGAGTAAAATCGTTATTTTAGCAGAAAAACCATCACAAGCGAAGGCTTATGCAGACGCCTTTACGGTAAAGAAAAAAGATAAAACATTTATCGAATTAAACCCATGCAGCATCTTTCCGAATGGCGCGACCATTACATGGGGAATCGGCCATTTAGTTGAGCTGAAGCAACCTAAAGAATATAAGTCTGAATGGGGAACGTGGCGTTTGTCTTCTTTACCGATCTTACCTGAACGA encodes:
- a CDS encoding VTT domain-containing protein; translation: MNIKTQRGTLSYKFVNPYRYGFIMHLGILFVSIYLLSQSLATVEPSYKTIFLIIGCSVIFLLIASYSLKWDTFFGKMKTVSVVYSLLMAAVFLTYGLSRLIVTLDNKGLETILNENMELAKLIYFSVCYAQPIILPVPEIVTVVAGSAALGPFTAFILGFMGAVLGIHTMYYLSRTFGMKLVKRLVNEKQLDQYHRFVKKNETWILILLFIVPVLPDEIICVGAGVSGVKTRRFIWIAVFAKLVTTFSLAYSLRVTDLF
- a CDS encoding YdcF family protein — its product is MNPIIPKEPIIPEFTESDVEFLTAITFEKELRPQKCDALFVFSGTHSGHWEKVIEAYNLNYVDTIIVTGGRSLTGIPHPDWDGNTDREVSEARVIVSCLVSAGIPIQDIIIEEKSTNSLENVICALEVFDFTKIHTLMVVCKSHATGRQIRTLKKYLPNQMEYIPFTFNTVYNGTEVNRNNWAETEVGRKRVWGEYLRINHYGSKGDILPLDVSLKD
- a CDS encoding YitT family protein; the protein is MNHTGKEITLIIIGSLFFALGVNWFAIPNELGEGGVTGISMTLYYVLGWSPGLTNFIMNGFLLAIGYKVLNKRVTWYTMIAIFFTSLFIHLTEGMGNSVDIMLGTVFAGVFIGIGLGLVLRSGGTTGGSTIIARMLNQHFGWGVSTTMFVFDILVVIGSAFVIGIENTMYTGISIYISTKILDYLIDGFDTRKAVTIISDSTDEIAKKVSDEMDRGVTIINARGHYSNEAKDILYVVINKQELFLLKKMIQRVDEKAFVVVHDVRDVFGEGFTFPKT
- a CDS encoding GntR family transcriptional regulator, with translation MRKETVEQKVYHLIKNAILNRQIAPGNQLFENAIAQKVNASRTPIRSAIMRLESEGLVNVIPNKGAFIVQPTIEEMVQAFEMRKTLEEMAIKTGFSNLATEEVKELKQLLNEMKSAYKERKIVPYQEKNNEFHLVIAKASGNSYLIEFMKKILSQITTYMVLYDVFNGNSNNEELDILEHEQMIHFIENGEKENLRSLIDKHLDASLTKLQQDKLNYQSLTTLF
- a CDS encoding chloramphenicol phosphotransferase — protein: MDQTKLPGKIIILNGTPRSGKSSIASVIQNNFEGVWMNIGVDRIMDMTPVKFQPSIGLRPGGERPDLEPVIQKVYLAMYKSIVAFSREGLNVIVDVGHHEGYSVKLNILQQAAHILSGVPAWLIGVQCPIETVMKRRIETWNIGYTSEGKVPTPVALWQQLVHEPGIYDLEVDTSLFTSEECAAQVYERVYTGPPPRALHDIQNLP
- a CDS encoding DUF445 domain-containing protein, with amino-acid sequence MKIKDNKSNYYAKISLGVMGGGFLATFPFQDSIAGQVLQGGFEAGLVGGLADWFAVTALFRHPLGLPIPHTALLPKNRDRMLKAIINMLENDWLTKESIQNKIKDINISEKAVHELEQRLQSPSFHKGVQSLVIHLINEIDPVKLSPILEKELKEYIHGVDIEPALDKMVNEVLKRELDTKALDYVLIETEKWLKKEETKNKIGTLAKQLLDNTKADGFMKMAIQSFSQMINAEKLGNMLQPFFLKRIVLLQEPNNSYRKAIIDKIHSEIRNVNERRELITELGEWKNTIVDEWNPSEQLTTLLEKMKVRLIQQAQDDEWIKQNVITILQKQIQNLKEDSTKMMNIEGWIQNQLSLMVEKYHAKIGQLVKENLEKLDNETLINIIENNVGKDLQWIRVNGAICGFMIGILLTTFKMVV
- a CDS encoding Lrp/AsnC family transcriptional regulator yields the protein MDEIDKEILLHLQQDARISITALGKKVGLSNPAVHERVKKLEDKQVIEGYKAIINPEKLNKPIMAYILYDNTKCKPFVEFCKDHPDVIECHRLAGQYNYLIKVVTQTVESLERFIDDSMTFGQPSTLMRLSSPVSDKPLS
- a CDS encoding DUF1272 domain-containing protein — encoded protein: MRKQCEKCSLELHDKSDAYICVHECTYCETCTSEMNHVCMNCNGELVRRPKAGAQIISCQIG
- a CDS encoding undecaprenyl-diphosphatase; this encodes MILDTDYKWFKFINERVSTYPLMDHLMIFFAEYVQYAFVLLLIMLWWRNKKNDRVIVFQALFAFSLSYTVNRLIELFLYRERPFIAHDIVQLVEHAANSSFPSDHAASAISIAATLMMVTLGYRYVWCLFAILIAFSRVWVGVHYPFDVLAGALIGALIALVTHFILIKMKPIADFLRRPIFNP
- a CDS encoding class I SAM-dependent methyltransferase, whose amino-acid sequence is MKLLHSIKEYVDQNYHTPKGLIGTYIVEKMVRQHKPETEWTINLLELQNHDCVLELGCGAGYAIQLISEKYQVQEIVGIDLSATAIRSATARNKKAINNQKAKLVEANFNDLPFHDNMFNKLYSIQTIYFWNEVETIVSEIYRVLKPGGIVVITFSNGKENETWKSVKKVSEDQVMPFMNDIGFKDVSLVRGPDSRGFHTVSIKGTKK
- a CDS encoding GNAT family N-acetyltransferase; its protein translation is MDNNQVKILPYLPEFAEQTVKMWRNSKYEAIGVKEIHSFESHIYFLNNILIKEFIVELALVNEKVAGMIAYHQSEISQLYVHNEFQQLGIGKTLLQRAKEHSTERLTLHTFEVNKNAQRFYEKNGFKVIGRGHENEENLPDLLYEWKAKE
- a CDS encoding ATP-binding protein; translated protein: MFNKFRFDTIYDEQNAITPLVVMMCGVAGSGKTTFSQQLEKKGFIRLSIDEEIWSTHGRWGIDFPMEKFEEYRREAENKLRQRLIQLIHCKQQVVIDFSFWDRSRRIQYKKLIEEAGGKWMLIYLKVHPDELRKRLKIRNKRFDANSFPISEERLASYLNGFEVPKDEGEIVVEN